GAAGAATGAACGCAGATTCCAGAAGACGGATCTTTTCGTTTCTCTCTCCGAACATCATGTAGTAGAAGTTCTCAACGTGTGATAAGTCTTTTCTTGGCCTTATCAGTTCTTTTCCTTTAGAGTATCTGTAGTAATACGCCAGTATTGTGGGAAAGACGCTGGCAACCCTGATGGCTTTTTCTCTGAGATCCTCATCGTTCCCATCCATGGAACCGTGAATAGAAAGGAATATCTTCAAAACATCAATGTAATGAAGGTTTTTCGGAAGATGGTAAAGAATTCCAAGGGCTTCTGCAGGAAGCTCTCTGTAATCTACCATTTTCCTTTTGAATTCTTCAAGTTCACTCTTTGCGGGAAGCTCTCCGTACCAGAGAAAGTAGGCTGTTTCTTCGAAAGTCGATTTTTCAGCAAGTTCCTCAACGGGTATTCCTCGATAGTAGAGTCTTCCGTTGATGCCGTCCAGATAACATATCGAACTTTCACATATTTTGACGCCATCCAGTCCTTTTTGTATCAAAATAACACCTCCGTGTTGTATAACTATACACTGGAACGATTAAAAATGAAGGAGGGCTTTGGGAAATTTTACCATACAAACTTGAAGGTAAAGTTAAACAGTACTGCATGGCACAGGCTGGCATTTTAATGCTTTTCATTTCAAAAAAGATTTAACACTTTCGCAGAAAAATTGGTAGAATATGTTTTGAAGACATTAAGCAAGGGGAGGGGTTGAAGTGGCTGAAAGATTGGGGATACTCGTTGGTGGAGGGCCGGCACCTGGAATCAACAGTGTGATAAGTTCTGTTACCATCGAAGCTATAAACAACGGACTCGAAGTGATCGGAATATACGATGGATTCAAACACCTCGTAGAGGGAAAAACGAATATGGTGAAAAAACTTTCCATCGAAGATGTCTCCAGAATCCACATCGAAGGTGGATCCATTCTCAGAACCTCGAGGGTGAATCCTGCCAAATCCGAAGAAACCCTCGAGAAGACAGTTCAGACTCTCAAAAAGCTCGGGATAAAGTATCTTGTTACTATCGGCGGGGACGACACCGCGTTCTCCGCGAGCAAAGTGTGTGAAAGATCGAAGGGCGAAATAAAGGTGGTCCACGTTCCAAAGACTATAGACAACGATCTCCCTCTTCCGGAGAACATGCCCACGTTCGGTTTCGAAACAGCTCGTCACGTAGCCACAGAGCTCGTCTACAATCTCATGCAAGACTCAAGAACAACGAACAGGTGGTACTTTGTGGCCATGATGGGAAGAGAAGCCGGGCACCTCGCTCTCGGCGTTGGAAAAGCGGCGAGTGCAACGATCACGATCATTCCTGAAGAGTTCAAAGAGGGAGTGACGCTCGAAGAA
Above is a genomic segment from Thermotoga sp. Mc24 containing:
- the pfp gene encoding diphosphate--fructose-6-phosphate 1-phosphotransferase, with the translated sequence MAERLGILVGGGPAPGINSVISSVTIEAINNGLEVIGIYDGFKHLVEGKTNMVKKLSIEDVSRIHIEGGSILRTSRVNPAKSEETLEKTVQTLKKLGIKYLVTIGGDDTAFSASKVCERSKGEIKVVHVPKTIDNDLPLPENMPTFGFETARHVATELVYNLMQDSRTTNRWYFVAMMGREAGHLALGVGKAASATITIIPEEFKEGVTLEEVCDVLDGAILKRKLMGRDDGVAVIGEGIAEKMDPEELANIPGVIVEKDPHGHLRLAEIPLATILKRAIERRYAERGERIHIVDVTIGYELRSARPIPFDIVYTRTLGYGAVRFLLGDYSDLPGGMVCVVGGRIKILPFDAFMDPKTGRTKVRVVDVRSEDYRVARKYMIRLEKKDLEDPETLEKLAKLAKMEPEEFKKKYWHTTELP